CCTTCTGTTTTAAGTCCGGAAAAAGCGGATGAACTGCGGGCAATTGTGGTAAGGGCCGTAAACAGGGCTATTAACGAGTCCAAACAGATGATCAAAAGCGAACTCGGCAAGTTAACGGGCGGCCTGAATTTGCCCGATATTTCCGGGCTATTTTAGAGGTTTGGAGTGATGCTGTTGGCTGAAGAAATTAAGCCGGGCGGCGCACAGGATGATCCGGTCAGCCGGATTCTGGCGCTGCAGGCCAGGTACGGGATGGATCAGGAAACCATGCTGATATACATCAGTTCGGTCAATTTAATGAGCATCTTGAACCTGATCGGCAGGCGCTACGGGGGCGATGTGAACCTGTCCGTGAACGCCCCGGCAGCGGCCCCGGCGCTTCCGCCGCTGACCGCGGGAAGCGCGGCAGGGGGCGGTCCGGCCCTGGAAAACCTGGCCGGCATGTTAATGAAGATGCTCGGCAGCCAGGGCGGCGGTTTACCCGGAACCCAGGGAATTAATCCGGCCCTTTTGATGAATCTGCTGGGGGTGCTCGGAGGACAGAATATGGATCTGGGAAAGCTGGCGGGCATGCTGGCGGGGCTTATGGGAGCAGGTGTCAAGCCCGCTCCGAAGCCGGAGCAGGACGGCGCTTTACCGGCCTCGTCCGGAGGCGCCGCGGATTTGGGCCAGGAGGCCGGGGGCGGGGGAGTTAATAATCTGAAGGCTTGCGCGGATGAAAAGGCTGTCAGGCGTGAAACTCCTAAAATAATGAAATGGGACCAGCTTGATGACCGGAAAAAAGCTTAAGGCGCATTAAAGCTGCCGGTGGCTGAAGACGCTGCTCTGTTGCGTAGCGCCGTTAGGTGAACTTGGCGAAACTGAGGTTGCGGAATTGGGGGCGCGGACAGGACGTCCGCGCCAGCCCTCACCGAGCCAGGACGGTGAGTTGAGGGCGTCCCAATTCCGCCCGAAGCGAGCCATAGTTCACCCGGCGCGGAGCATTCTGAGCCAAGCGTTTTCAGCCACCGGGGGACTTTGTCAACAGCTTGAGCTTAAGGCGCCGTAAGGCGCCTTAAGCCGTACCGGCAAAGCCGTGGATGAATGCGGCAGGCCTGATTCGAATTTATTCATTATTTTAGTTGCCGGGCTGCTCTGCGGGAGGCAGTTGAATGACGGGTTCCTCGCCGGCTTCCGCCGGTTCCGGGGAGGGTTCCTGGGCCGGCGGGGCCTGGGAAGGCTTTGGTTTTGTCACGGTGGGGGCCATCTTCAAAACGTTGGCGTGAAAACTTTCTATCCCGTTTTTAATGTTTTTTACCGATTCGGTGGTTGCCTGCAGGAAGGACATTATAAGATCCATGCTTTTATCAACCTCAGGCATGTTTGCCATTAAAAAAAGAATGGGGTTTAACAGGCGCTTCAAAACAAATCACCTCCGTTGGGTTAGCGGAAATTATTTTCCTCACCGCCTGGCGGCCGGCCGGCGGCCTGCCCGGTTTTCCCGGATGAAAAGGACTTCATTAAAGGGACCGCTGCCGAATGAAAGTTTTCCAGGCCGTTTTTAATGCTTGCCACTGATTCTTTGGTGGCCATTATAAAGGAGTTGAAGTTTTCCATCTTTTTATCGGATTCCGGGCTGATTGCCAGTAAAAAGAGAAATGGCAGCAAGCGGTACAAGCTGTTTACATCTCCTTTCTTGCTAATTTCTGGCGTTTGGCTTTTGATTTATTTTATGTCGGCACCGGCCATTCTGTTACAGGAAAAGGCCGGCCCCTTGTCCGGCACCGTCACCAGGCCGCGCCTTAGGACCGGCCTGCCTGGAATAATGGCAGGGCTGGGGGAAAGAATAAGACGGGAGGTGGATTGGAAATGGCACAAAAACTTTTGCCCCTGGCCATAGCCGCGCTTTCCGGGATTGCCATGGCCGTACAGGGCTCGCTTAACTCCGCCCTGGGCAAGGTGGTCGGCCTGTGGGAAACCACCTTTATAGTCCACGTAACGGGGCTTGTGCTGGTTTCATTGCTGCTTCTGGTTTGCAGGGACGGTGACGGCAGCCTGGCTAACGTATTTCAGGCGCCCTGGTACACCTTTCTGGGCGGCGTGCTGGGAGTTATGATAGTGTACGCCGTTATCCGCAGCATGCCCAGGGTCGGCGTGGCGCCGGCCACAACCGCCATTATTCTGGGGCAGGTTTTTACGGCGGGGCTGGTGGATCACTTCGGCCTTTTCGGAATGAACAAAATTCCCTTCAGCCTGTACAACGTGCTGGGGACCTTGTTGATGGCAGGAGGGGCCTGGCTGATTCTTAAAAGATAAGGCCAAGGGCCATGATGGCGGCGGCGCCGGCAGCCATGCCCAGGCAGGCCATGAACTTGCTGTTGCGGCGCGATTGGGGCGCCAGCTCGCGGAGAATGATATAGGTCATGGCCCCGGCGGCGAAGGCCAGGAGAAGGCCGATCAAGCCGCCGGATACTTTAACAGCGGCCAGGCCGAGCAATACGCCGAGAGGGGTTACCAGGCTGATCGCCGCATTGATGGCCAGAATCAGCCCCGTACTGAGGCCGCCGTACTTGAGCGGGGCGGCGCAGGCCATTCCTTCAGGAATGTTGTGCAGGCCGATGGCAAACGCCAGAAGCGGCCCCAGGTCCTTTGCGGCGGCATAGCCGGCCGCGATGGCCAGGCCCTCCGGAAAGTCGTGCAGGGCAATGCCTGCTGCAATCAGAAAACCCATTTTCAAAAAGCTTCCCGGCCGGGCGGAGGAGGGGGAAAAAAAGATGAAGGCCAGGTCGAGTATGGCCATAAGCCCGGCGCCGCTTAAAAAACCGGCCAGGGCGGCGGGCAGGCTGCCGTACCGGAGCGAGGAAGGAACCAGGTCGATTACGATAACAGCCGCCATTATGCCTGCCGCCAAGCCCAGCAGGAAGGAAAAGACGCCGGGGCGCGGCCGGCCGGGCAGGGCGACCAGCAGCGCCCCCAGGCATGTTCCAAGACCGGCAATCAGTCCCATTAAAACAATAGCAGCCAAGGCCTCACCTGCCTAGCAGAAAGATAATTTCCCGGCACGGCTTTTTAAGAAGGAATAATTATGGTCTGGCCGGGGTAAATGAGATCGGGGTTGGCCATGTTGTTGGCGGCAATTATGGATTCCAGGCTTTTCCCGTACCTTCTGGCTATCTCCCAGAGGCTTTCCCCCGGCAGCACCGTATGCCGCTTTGCCCCGTCCTGCGCGCCGGCCTGGATATTTTCAGGCTGCGAGCCGGTACCCGGAATAATCTCCACCGGAGTCCCAATCTCGACCTTTGCGAAAAGCTCCTCAACGTCCTCGTTAAACATCCTGATGCAGCCGTTCGAGACGTAGCCGCCGATGGACGAGGGATTGTTGGTGCCGTGAATGCCGTACCGCCCGCCGGGGATGGAAAGGCCCATCCAGCGGGTTCCCAGCACTCCGCCGGGGTTCATTATCTTTTCAATTATGGAATATTTGCCCGTTGGTGTGGGTGTTGAAGGCTTGCCCACGCCCACCGGGTAAGTGTTCATCAGGCGGCTGCCCTCAAAATAAGAAAGCTGCCGGGTGGCAAGGTTGATTAAAATATGGCTGCCGTAGGTGCGCCCGCGGTTTTCGCCCATGTTTTTTACCCTCCTGTTACAGACCGTTCTTTTAAATTTTATGAGGCATAAAGGAATTTTAGCTTTTGCAACTAACTTATACCGTTGGAGAAATGAGGGGAGTGCCATGGTAATAACGGCCCTGGCCAGGGCGAAAATTAACCTTACCCTGGATGTGCTGGGGAAAAGGCCTGACGGATATCACGAGGTGGAAATGGTGATGCAGTCCATCGAACTGCACGACCGCCTGGAATTCAGGCCCTGCGCCGCCGGCGGGATATCCCTCGCCGTGGAAGGCGCCGATCTTCCGCCGGGAAAGGAAAATCTGGTTTATCGCGCCGCAGAGCTGCTCCGGGCGGCGGGCGGGGTCAGGGCCGGGGCGGA
The window above is part of the Pelotomaculum thermopropionicum SI genome. Proteins encoded here:
- a CDS encoding predicted divalent heavy-metal cations transporter is translated as MAAIVLMGLIAGLGTCLGALLVALPGRPRPGVFSFLLGLAAGIMAAVIVIDLVPSSLRYGSLPAALAGFLSGAGLMAILDLAFIFFSPSSARPGSFLKMGFLIAAGIALHDFPEGLAIAAGYAAAKDLGPLLAFAIGLHNIPEGMACAAPLKYGGLSTGLILAINAAISLVTPLGVLLGLAAVKVSGGLIGLLLAFAAGAMTYIILRELAPQSRRNSKFMACLGMAAGAAAIMALGLIF
- a CDS encoding Uncharacterized protein conserved in bacteria (membrane protein); translated protein: MAQKLLPLAIAALSGIAMAVQGSLNSALGKVVGLWETTFIVHVTGLVLVSLLLLVCRDGDGSLANVFQAPWYTFLGGVLGVMIVYAVIRSMPRVGVAPATTAIILGQVFTAGLVDHFGLFGMNKIPFSLYNVLGTLLMAGGAWLILKR
- a CDS encoding hypothetical membrane protein; protein product: MLATDSLVAIIKELKFSIFLSDSGLIASKKRNGSKRYKLFTSPFLLISGVWLLIYFMSAPAILLQEKAGPLSGTVTRPRLRTGLPGIMAGLGERIRREVDWKWHKNFCPWP
- a CDS encoding hypothetical protein (containing partial ErfK (COG1376), Uncharacterized protein conserved in bacteria and partial LytE (COG1388), FOG: LysM repeat.); this encodes MGENRGRTYGSHILINLATRQLSYFEGSRLMNTYPVGVGKPSTPTPTGKYSIIEKIMNPGGVLGTRWMGLSIPGGRYGIHGTNNPSSIGGYVSNGCIRMFNEDVEELFAKVEIGTPVEIIPGTGSQPENIQAGAQDGAKRHTVLPGESLWEIARRYGKSLESIIAANNMANPDLIYPGQTIIIPS